In one window of Miscanthus floridulus cultivar M001 chromosome 12, ASM1932011v1, whole genome shotgun sequence DNA:
- the LOC136498210 gene encoding protein CANDIDATE G-PROTEIN COUPLED RECEPTOR 7-like — translation MQLGRFIAASMVLAVVVSLAAVLPIARAEIKTTPIVSDSRSVILFEEFGFRRGGHATVSATGISWRVPEGSQLQAVDTTLMGFFLISNSLFYKINNESDYAEATGGAFCPLTSKYVQRLFLFKEVAPDGTGRGSLTIDSDDQYTVLFSSCQEGVEVTMEVRTEMYNLRRSGAREYLPVGLLPLPWIFAAAAAVHFTFLGTWMLVCVKHRRTAERIHAVMGALLLFKALKLACAAEDQWYVERTGTPHGWDVAFYVFGFFKGILLFTVIVLIGTGWSFLKPYLQEREKNVLMIIIPLQVIENIASAVIGETGPAGRDWLAWNQIFLLVDVICCCAVFFPIIWSIRNLREASKTDGKAARNLQKLTLFKQFYLVVVCYLYFTRIAASAVAAVLSYKYQWAVNVSIETASLAFYVFVFYNFQPVEKNPYLYVGDDEEEAAGGQLEMESTFEI, via the exons ATGCAGCTCGGTAGATTCATTGCCGCCTCCATGGTCCTCGCCGTCGTTGTTTCCCTCGCCGCCGTCCTCCCTATCGCTCGCGCTGAGATCAAGACGACGCCCATTGTCTCCGACTCGCGCTCCGTCATCCTGTTCGAGGAGTTCGGCTTCAGGCGCGGCGGCCACGCCACTGTCTCAGCCACCGGCATCTCATGGAGGGTCCCCGAGGGTTCCCAGCTGCAGGCCGTGGACACGACGCTCATGGGCTTCTTCCTCATCTCCAACTCCCTCTTCTACAAGATCAACAACGAGTCCGACTACGCCGAGGCCACCGGCGGCGCCTTCTGCCCGCTCACGAGCAAGTACGTGCAGCGGCTCTTCCTGTTCAAGGAGGTGGCGCCCGACGGCACGGGGCGGGGCTCCCTGACCATCGACTCCGACGACCAGTACACGGTGCTGTTCAGCAGCTGCCAGGAGGGCGTGGAGGTCACCATGGAGGTGCGCACCGAGATGTACAACCTGCGGCGCTCCGGCGCCCGGGAGTACCTCCCCGTGGGCCTGCTGCCGCTGCCGTGGATcttcgcggccgcggccgcggtgcACTTCACGTTCCTGGGCACGTGGATGCTGGTCTGCGTCAAGCACCGCAGGACCGCGGAGCGTATCCACGCCGTGATGGGCGCGCTGCTGCTGTTCAAGGCGCTCAAGCTCGCGTGCGCCGCCGAGGACCAGTGGTACGTGGAGCGCACCGGCACGCCGCACGGGTGGGACGTCGCCTTCTACGTGTTCGGCTTCTTCAAGGGCATCCTGCTCTTCACCGTCATCGTGCTCATCGGCACCGGCTGGTCCTTCTTGAAACCTTACCTCCAG gaGCGCGAGAAGAACGTGCTGATGATCATCATACCCCTGCAAGTGATCGAGAACATCGCGTCGGCGGTGATCGGGGAGACGGGGCCGGCGGGGAGGGACTGGCTGGCGTGGAACCAGATCTTCCTCCTGGTGGACGTCATCTGCTGCTGCGCGGTCTTCTTCCCCATCATCTGGTCCATCCGCAACCTGCGGGAGGCGTCCAAGACCGACGGCAAGGCGGCGCGGAACCTCCAGAAGCTGACCCTCTTTAAGCAGTTCTACCTGGTGGTGGTGTGCTACCTCTACTTCACGCGGATCGCCGCGTCGGCCGTCGCCGCCGTGCTCAGCTACAAGTACCAGTGGGCCGTCAATGTCTCCATCGAGACGGCCAGCCTTGCCTTCTATGTGTTCGTGTTCTACAACTTCCAGCCCGTGGAGAAGAATCCCTACCTGTACGTCggtgacgatgaagaagaagccgCGGGTGGGCAGCTTGAGATGGAGAGCACCTTTGAGATCTGA